Proteins co-encoded in one Pyramidobacter porci genomic window:
- a CDS encoding TatD family hydrolase, with the protein MNYVDSHCHLNSPELRGGIPAVLERARGAGVVRMAVIGSTLADSAEALEICRRYKPYGLFSVVGIHPHEVKDLPAGELPRELLDTAALPEVKAWGEIGLDYYYDLSPRAAQIDKLAQQLEAARALNKPVVFHVRDAYDDFWPLVTAERAPEKAELHCFTGSLDDARRALDRGWKIGVTGMVTFAKAEDIRAVVRELPAEAILCETDSPWMSPKPFRGTVNEPSRVPLVYRKVAEVKNMALDELTAQVWRNNAEFFGLEEKTRV; encoded by the coding sequence ATGAACTACGTCGACAGCCACTGCCATCTCAACTCGCCGGAGCTGCGCGGCGGCATTCCCGCGGTGCTGGAGCGGGCGAGGGGCGCGGGCGTCGTTCGCATGGCGGTGATCGGCAGCACGCTGGCCGACAGCGCCGAGGCGCTGGAAATCTGCCGCCGGTACAAGCCGTACGGTTTGTTCTCCGTAGTCGGGATCCATCCGCACGAAGTCAAGGATCTGCCGGCGGGCGAACTGCCGCGGGAGCTGCTGGACACGGCCGCGCTTCCCGAAGTGAAAGCCTGGGGCGAGATCGGGCTCGACTACTATTACGACCTGTCGCCGCGCGCCGCGCAGATCGACAAGCTGGCGCAGCAGCTGGAAGCGGCCCGAGCGCTGAACAAGCCCGTGGTCTTCCACGTGCGCGACGCCTACGACGATTTCTGGCCGCTGGTGACGGCGGAACGCGCGCCGGAAAAGGCGGAGCTGCACTGCTTCACCGGCTCGCTCGACGACGCGCGCAGGGCGCTTGACCGCGGCTGGAAGATCGGCGTCACCGGCATGGTCACGTTCGCCAAAGCGGAGGATATCCGCGCCGTCGTGCGCGAGCTGCCGGCGGAAGCGATCCTGTGCGAGACCGATTCGCCCTGGATGTCGCCGAAGCCGTTCCGCGGCACGGTTAACGAGCCGTCGCGCGTGCCGCTGGTCTACCGCAAGGTGGCCGAAGTGAAAAACATGGCGCTGGACGAACTGACCGCCCAGGTCTGGCGCAACAACGCGGAATTTTTCGGTCTGGAGGAAAAAACACGTGTTTGA
- a CDS encoding alpha/beta hydrolase — protein sequence MREERLEIGGIPVLIRGETAEKAFVMIHGRDGCKEECRDFSELAASRGWQTAALDLTGHGERRGERDGLVPWKAVPELETVTHWARCRWKSFALRAVSIGAWLGMLACADEKLAGALFVSPLLDMAGLIRRMMQRAGVSEERLRREKIIRTATGEELSWLYYEYARQHPASVWRQPCEILLAGRDELTDRGAVEKFATASGARVTVMETGEHWFHTPEQTAFMHRWEERALARLEVLS from the coding sequence ATGAGAGAAGAACGGCTCGAGATCGGCGGCATTCCCGTTTTGATCCGCGGAGAGACGGCTGAAAAGGCGTTTGTGATGATCCACGGCCGGGACGGCTGCAAAGAAGAGTGCCGCGATTTTTCGGAATTGGCGGCGAGCCGGGGCTGGCAGACGGCGGCGCTCGATCTGACGGGGCACGGCGAGCGGCGTGGAGAACGGGACGGCCTTGTCCCCTGGAAGGCTGTACCGGAACTTGAGACTGTGACGCATTGGGCGCGCTGCCGGTGGAAATCGTTTGCTTTGCGCGCGGTTAGCATCGGCGCGTGGCTTGGCATGCTGGCTTGTGCCGACGAGAAACTGGCGGGCGCCCTTTTCGTTTCGCCGTTGCTTGATATGGCCGGCTTGATCCGCAGGATGATGCAGCGTGCCGGAGTGAGCGAGGAGCGTCTGCGCCGTGAAAAAATCATCCGCACGGCGACGGGGGAGGAGCTTTCATGGCTGTATTACGAATACGCGCGTCAGCATCCGGCAAGCGTCTGGCGTCAACCGTGCGAAATTCTCCTGGCAGGCCGTGACGAATTGACGGACCGCGGCGCCGTGGAAAAGTTCGCGACGGCTTCGGGTGCCCGCGTGACGGTGATGGAAACAGGAGAACATTGGTTCCATACGCCGGAACAAACGGCTTTCATGCATCGCTGGGAAGAACGAGCGCTTGCCCGGCTGGAGGTTTTATCATGA
- a CDS encoding alpha/beta hydrolase: MKIGKKFTLGALFGAMSLARAAFAAEATAAAPQLEQEWDKVFPKSEKVEHKKVLFKNRYGIALAADMYIPKDSSGKKLSALAVCGPFGAVKEQSSGLYAQTMAERGFLTVAFDPSFTGESGGEPRYVASPDINTEDFSAAVDFLSVQDNVDPERIGVIGICGWGGMALNAAAMDTRVKATVASTMYDMSRVTANGYFDQMDAEGRFKLRQQLNAQRTEDYRNGSYALAGGLPDVRPAEPQFLVDYYDYYKTPRGYHKRSLNSNGGWNVTSALSFLNMPLLAYASEIRSAVLLVHGEKAHSRYFSEDAFKKLTGGNKELMIIPGASHTDLYDRPETIPFDTIEAFFKKNL; encoded by the coding sequence ATGAAAATCGGTAAAAAATTCACCTTGGGCGCGCTCTTCGGCGCCATGTCGCTGGCAAGAGCCGCCTTCGCGGCGGAAGCAACGGCCGCCGCGCCGCAGCTGGAACAGGAATGGGACAAGGTTTTCCCCAAAAGCGAGAAAGTGGAGCACAAAAAAGTCCTCTTCAAAAACCGTTACGGCATCGCTCTGGCCGCCGACATGTACATTCCCAAGGACAGCAGCGGCAAAAAGCTTTCCGCCCTCGCCGTCTGCGGTCCCTTCGGCGCCGTCAAGGAGCAGTCCAGCGGGCTGTACGCCCAGACCATGGCCGAACGCGGATTTCTGACCGTCGCCTTCGATCCGTCCTTCACCGGCGAGAGCGGCGGCGAACCCCGTTATGTGGCTTCGCCCGACATCAACACCGAGGACTTCTCCGCGGCCGTCGATTTTCTGTCCGTTCAGGACAACGTCGATCCGGAACGGATCGGCGTCATCGGCATCTGCGGCTGGGGCGGCATGGCGCTGAACGCGGCGGCCATGGACACCCGCGTCAAGGCCACCGTGGCTTCCACCATGTACGACATGAGCCGCGTCACCGCCAACGGCTACTTCGACCAGATGGATGCGGAAGGCCGCTTCAAGCTGCGTCAGCAGCTGAACGCCCAGCGCACCGAAGATTACCGGAACGGAAGCTATGCCCTGGCCGGCGGCCTGCCCGACGTCCGCCCCGCCGAGCCGCAGTTCCTCGTCGATTATTACGATTATTACAAGACGCCGCGCGGCTATCACAAACGCTCCCTCAACAGCAACGGCGGCTGGAACGTCACGTCCGCGCTCTCCTTCCTCAACATGCCGCTCCTCGCCTACGCTTCCGAGATCCGTTCCGCCGTGCTGCTCGTCCACGGCGAAAAGGCGCATTCCCGTTACTTCAGCGAGGACGCCTTCAAAAAACTTACCGGCGGCAACAAGGAGCTCATGATCATCCCCGGTGCCAGTCACACCGACCTGTACGACCGCCCCGAAACGATCCCCTTCGACACCATCGAGGCGTTCTTCAAAAAGAATCTGTAA
- a CDS encoding pyridoxamine kinase has protein sequence MSYKRILTVQDISCVGQCSLTVALPILSACGLETAILPSAVLSTHTGGFTGYTFHDLTAEMPRIVEHWKREQIRFDAVYSGYLGNASQTEYLKEIYGTLLQPGGLRIADPAMADNGRLYPGFDAAYVEAMRGFVFAADLILPNITEAALLSGMEYRERYDESYVDALLAALREAGAQTVVLTGVSYDDATTGVVVDDGVQKLYYRHEKLPKGCHGTGDVFASVFAGTLTGGKSAYDAAVAAADFTLHCIRFTSQDPSHWYGVKFEPLLRELTERLK, from the coding sequence ATGTCGTACAAAAGGATTTTGACGGTGCAGGACATCTCCTGCGTCGGGCAGTGCTCGCTGACCGTGGCCCTGCCCATTTTGTCCGCCTGCGGGCTGGAAACGGCGATCCTGCCGTCCGCCGTGCTTTCCACGCACACCGGCGGTTTTACGGGCTACACGTTCCACGACCTGACGGCGGAAATGCCGCGCATCGTCGAACATTGGAAGCGCGAACAGATCCGTTTCGACGCGGTGTACAGCGGCTATCTGGGCAACGCTTCGCAGACCGAATACCTCAAGGAAATTTACGGCACGCTGCTTCAGCCCGGCGGCCTGCGCATCGCCGATCCGGCCATGGCCGACAACGGACGGCTCTATCCCGGCTTCGACGCGGCCTACGTGGAGGCCATGCGCGGCTTCGTCTTCGCCGCCGATCTGATCCTGCCCAACATCACTGAGGCGGCCCTGCTTTCCGGCATGGAATACCGCGAGCGGTACGACGAAAGCTACGTCGACGCCCTGCTCGCCGCGCTTCGCGAAGCCGGCGCCCAAACCGTGGTGCTGACGGGCGTCAGTTACGACGACGCGACGACGGGCGTCGTGGTGGACGACGGCGTGCAGAAACTCTATTACCGCCACGAAAAGCTGCCGAAGGGCTGCCACGGCACCGGCGACGTCTTCGCGTCCGTGTTCGCCGGCACGCTGACGGGCGGAAAATCCGCCTACGACGCGGCCGTTGCCGCCGCCGACTTCACGCTGCACTGCATTCGGTTCACCTCGCAGGATCCTTCGCACTGGTACGGCGTCAAGTTCGAGCCGCTCCTGCGCGAGCTGACCGAACGGCTCAAGTAG
- a CDS encoding GNAT family N-acetyltransferase: MIFLETPRLRLRNVTEKDADIMHEYRNNKICNRYQRGQTKERTGIIALIKRRKDDEMTLSAPFMIAVALKDSDEMIGEIAAIPKDDSISLGYTFSCKHHRRGYAFESLNALIETLHKRYPECVFISYTDTENKPSMELLKKLGYKDMGYSSQLSSRIFSKYAKEEKYRKSQ; the protein is encoded by the coding sequence ATGATATTTCTAGAAACGCCGCGATTAAGACTGCGCAATGTCACAGAAAAAGACGCGGACATAATGCACGAGTATCGAAATAATAAAATATGCAACCGATACCAGCGCGGTCAGACAAAAGAACGAACTGGAATAATCGCTTTGATTAAAAGGCGAAAAGATGACGAAATGACGCTGTCAGCCCCATTTATGATAGCGGTTGCTTTAAAAGACAGCGATGAAATGATTGGCGAGATTGCAGCGATTCCCAAAGACGATTCAATTTCACTCGGATACACTTTTTCCTGCAAACACCATCGAAGAGGCTATGCATTCGAATCATTAAATGCCTTGATAGAAACACTCCATAAAAGATACCCTGAATGCGTTTTTATCAGTTATACAGACACAGAAAATAAGCCGAGCATGGAACTGCTCAAAAAACTCGGCTATAAAGATATGGGGTATTCTTCTCAGTTATCATCGCGGATCTTCAGCAAATACGCAAAAGAAGAAAAATACCGGAAAAGCCAATAG
- the metG gene encoding methionine--tRNA ligase, which produces MAEKNFYITTPIYYVNDVPHIGHAYTTIAADAMARYKRMDGCDVFFLTGTDEHGQKVSESAAQKGMTPQQLTDELAQNFRDLLPLIDASNDDFIRTTEARHVKVVQQIFKKLLDQGDIYKGTYKGWYCVPCETYVPEASQGENHTCPDCHRPLKEMEEESYFLRTSAYADRLLKFYEEHPDAIKPRVRYNEVVSFLRMGMKDQSISRTSVPWGIPVPGDEEHTIYVWFDALINYLTACGYGSDEAKMKKFWPVVNHLVGKDIIRFHCIVWPIMLLALGLTPPACVYSHGWWTRDGEKMSKSKGNVVDPHEMVALYGSDVFRYFLLRQVTFGLDGDFSELALVQRINSDLANDLGNLLSRTVTMIEKYRGGTVPAPAALEPLDAEVRDQALEAFAEYRAFMDNYQFDDALKALWSMIGRANKYIDETMPWKLGKDESLADRLDTVLATLAEELKLAALMLAPVMPKTAVKIWAQLGLSGDVKDQRFGDYRWGGMGEARPTVRRGEGVLYPRIDLDEWKKQAEARANAKKGLAADPGEHEPEISIDDFAKVELRVAQIVHVEPVPKSRSLYKLDLDLGYEKRVIVSSIKDFYKPEDLEGRRIVVVANLKPAKMCGVMSNGMLLAAGSGAPHTPEEKLSLLAPVEDIPLGSRVH; this is translated from the coding sequence ATGGCTGAAAAGAATTTCTACATCACCACGCCGATTTATTATGTCAACGACGTGCCCCACATCGGGCACGCCTACACGACCATCGCCGCCGACGCCATGGCGCGCTACAAGCGCATGGACGGCTGCGACGTGTTCTTTTTGACCGGCACCGACGAACACGGCCAGAAAGTCAGCGAAAGCGCCGCCCAAAAGGGCATGACGCCGCAGCAGCTCACCGACGAGCTGGCGCAGAATTTCCGCGATCTGCTGCCGCTCATCGACGCCAGCAACGACGACTTCATCCGCACCACCGAAGCGCGCCACGTCAAAGTCGTACAGCAGATCTTCAAAAAACTGCTCGATCAGGGCGACATCTACAAGGGAACGTACAAGGGCTGGTACTGCGTGCCCTGCGAGACCTACGTGCCCGAAGCCAGCCAGGGCGAGAACCACACCTGCCCCGACTGCCACCGCCCGCTCAAGGAGATGGAGGAGGAAAGTTATTTCCTGCGCACCTCGGCCTACGCCGACCGGCTGCTCAAGTTCTATGAAGAACATCCCGACGCCATCAAGCCGAGAGTCCGCTACAACGAGGTGGTCAGCTTTCTGCGCATGGGCATGAAAGACCAGTCCATCTCGCGCACCAGCGTGCCGTGGGGCATCCCCGTTCCCGGCGACGAAGAGCACACCATCTACGTCTGGTTCGACGCCCTCATCAACTATCTCACTGCCTGCGGCTACGGCAGCGACGAGGCGAAGATGAAAAAGTTCTGGCCCGTCGTCAACCACCTCGTCGGCAAGGACATCATCCGCTTCCACTGCATCGTCTGGCCGATCATGCTGCTCGCTCTCGGCCTGACGCCGCCCGCCTGCGTGTACTCGCACGGCTGGTGGACCCGCGACGGCGAGAAGATGTCCAAGTCCAAGGGCAACGTCGTCGATCCGCACGAGATGGTCGCTCTCTACGGGTCCGACGTGTTCCGCTACTTCCTGCTGCGCCAGGTCACTTTCGGCCTCGACGGCGATTTCTCCGAACTCGCGCTTGTGCAGCGCATCAACTCCGATCTGGCCAACGACCTCGGCAACCTGCTCAGCCGCACCGTCACCATGATCGAGAAGTACCGCGGCGGCACAGTGCCCGCGCCCGCGGCGCTCGAACCCCTCGACGCGGAAGTGCGCGATCAGGCTTTGGAGGCCTTCGCCGAGTACCGCGCCTTCATGGACAACTATCAGTTCGACGACGCCCTCAAGGCTCTGTGGAGCATGATCGGGCGCGCCAACAAGTACATCGACGAGACCATGCCGTGGAAACTCGGCAAGGACGAATCGCTGGCCGACCGTCTCGACACCGTGCTGGCCACGCTGGCCGAAGAACTCAAGCTCGCCGCGCTGATGCTGGCCCCCGTGATGCCCAAGACCGCCGTCAAGATCTGGGCGCAGCTCGGCCTGAGCGGCGACGTGAAAGACCAGCGCTTCGGCGACTACCGCTGGGGCGGCATGGGCGAAGCGCGCCCGACCGTCCGCCGCGGCGAAGGCGTGCTCTATCCCCGCATCGACCTCGACGAGTGGAAGAAGCAGGCCGAAGCGCGCGCGAACGCCAAAAAAGGCCTTGCCGCCGACCCCGGCGAACACGAGCCGGAAATTTCCATCGACGACTTCGCCAAGGTGGAGCTGCGCGTCGCGCAGATCGTCCACGTGGAGCCTGTCCCCAAGTCGCGTTCGCTCTACAAGCTCGACCTCGACCTCGGCTACGAAAAGCGCGTGATCGTGTCGAGTATCAAGGATTTTTACAAGCCCGAGGATCTGGAAGGCCGCCGCATCGTCGTCGTGGCCAACCTCAAACCCGCCAAGATGTGCGGCGTCATGAGCAACGGCATGCTCCTCGCCGCCGGCTCCGGCGCGCCCCACACGCCCGAGGAAAAGCTCTCGCTGCTCGCCCCCGTGGAGGACATCCCGCTGGGCAGCCGCGTGCACTAG
- the rsmI gene encoding 16S rRNA (cytidine(1402)-2'-O)-methyltransferase: MPLILIPTPIGNMGDITLRALEELKSADLIACEDTRRSGLLLNHYGIKRPLMSYQKFNEQSRVDELLARLANGEKIAVISDAGTPGMSDPGYVVLKAAVEAGLSVDVLPGATAFVPAVLLSGLEPHPFSFVGFLSDQKGERVAALEKLKGHPYTMVFYLSPHKAAKQLEDFLAVLGDRRAALVREISKVYQEARRGALSEIIASVSDGVKGELVLVVEGAAETPPSDGAWREEALRLRAEGAPVKRIAEELASRFGMPKNKIKSWLLEPHS, translated from the coding sequence ATGCCGCTGATCCTGATCCCGACGCCCATCGGCAACATGGGCGACATCACGCTGCGCGCGCTGGAAGAGCTCAAGTCCGCCGACCTGATCGCCTGCGAGGACACGCGCCGCAGCGGCCTGCTGCTGAACCATTACGGCATCAAGCGCCCGCTGATGAGCTATCAGAAGTTCAACGAACAGTCCCGCGTGGACGAACTGCTGGCGCGCCTCGCCAACGGCGAAAAGATCGCCGTGATCAGCGACGCCGGCACGCCCGGCATGTCCGACCCAGGCTACGTCGTTTTGAAAGCCGCCGTCGAAGCGGGGCTGTCCGTCGACGTTCTGCCCGGCGCGACGGCCTTCGTGCCGGCCGTGCTGCTGTCGGGGCTGGAGCCGCATCCTTTTTCGTTCGTCGGCTTCCTTTCCGACCAAAAGGGCGAGCGCGTCGCGGCGCTGGAAAAACTGAAAGGCCATCCCTACACGATGGTCTTTTACCTCTCGCCGCACAAGGCCGCGAAGCAGCTCGAAGACTTCCTCGCCGTGCTCGGCGACCGCCGCGCCGCGCTGGTGCGCGAGATCAGCAAAGTCTATCAGGAAGCGCGCCGCGGCGCGCTCTCCGAGATCATCGCTTCGGTATCCGATGGCGTGAAGGGTGAGCTGGTCCTCGTCGTCGAAGGCGCCGCCGAAACGCCGCCGTCCGACGGCGCCTGGCGGGAAGAGGCGCTGCGGTTGCGCGCCGAAGGGGCCCCCGTGAAGCGGATCGCCGAAGAGCTTGCATCGCGGTTCGGCATGCCGAAGAACAAAATCAAATCGTGGCTTCTTGAGCCGCATAGCTGA
- a CDS encoding tRNA1(Val) (adenine(37)-N6)-methyltransferase: MGLDRVKKEIAPPADGEAILYGFLHMRQPDVGPRVNMDTVLLAGFARPRAGERVLELGCAHGGVSLILAKRFPQSRFEGLDVQSRLIELARENAARNGLTANARFETGDLREHRRLYDHQSFDAVVVNPPYEDPGFGRRAEAKTNRLARQGEMCLLTDVCDAARFLLKNGGRLFMVMRALRLAETLALLRARRLEPRELLMVHPAPGKNASVFLVEARRSGGAAVTVPPPLFIYDEKGDYTPELRRFYAPAPPLP; the protein is encoded by the coding sequence ATGGGACTAGACCGCGTTAAAAAAGAGATCGCCCCGCCTGCGGACGGCGAGGCGATTCTCTACGGATTTCTGCATATGCGTCAGCCCGACGTAGGGCCGCGCGTCAACATGGACACGGTGCTGCTGGCCGGCTTCGCCCGGCCGCGCGCCGGCGAGCGCGTGCTCGAACTGGGCTGCGCCCACGGCGGCGTTTCGCTGATCTTGGCAAAACGTTTCCCGCAAAGCCGTTTCGAAGGGCTGGACGTTCAGTCCCGGCTGATCGAACTGGCGCGGGAAAACGCCGCGCGCAACGGACTGACGGCGAACGCCCGCTTCGAGACGGGCGACCTGCGCGAGCACCGCCGCCTCTACGATCACCAGAGCTTCGACGCGGTCGTCGTCAATCCGCCCTATGAAGACCCCGGCTTCGGCCGCCGCGCCGAGGCGAAAACGAACCGGCTGGCCCGCCAGGGCGAGATGTGCTTGCTGACCGACGTGTGCGACGCGGCGCGCTTCCTGCTGAAAAACGGCGGCCGCCTCTTCATGGTCATGCGCGCGCTGCGCCTGGCCGAAACGCTGGCGCTGCTGCGGGCGCGCCGCCTCGAACCGCGCGAACTGCTGATGGTCCATCCCGCGCCGGGCAAAAACGCCTCCGTGTTCCTCGTCGAGGCGCGGCGCAGCGGAGGGGCGGCCGTGACCGTGCCGCCGCCGCTGTTCATTTACGACGAAAAGGGCGACTACACCCCCGAGCTGAGGCGCTTTTACGCGCCCGCGCCGCCGCTGCCGTAA
- the smc gene encoding chromosome segregation protein SMC, with translation MFIERLTLKNFKSFGGTHELPFAPGFTAIVGPNGSGKSNILDGLRWVLGESGAARLRITRQSDLIFQGSAGLSEASETDVTLDLNDGGARGSLRRHLDAAGGTVYVNGARMRIQDLTQFKQQWRLEGDRSAFIGQGEVGAAVLQKPFQRRLQLEELFGIDLYRKKRDAALDELKQSGDELLRLHTLMGELRARREEIAPDLQSARKAKDYQERLEDLRRVLYHYRRCNEETRLETLGRKHEEAASQLESAERWASLWKNALERLRARGSEYARRRGELNDELEELTPRLDDALRREMALNAEKSESEFAARRASEERDRLEEQLKKEEILRSELAVQAGRLTQESSSLDVQIHDLEDRLASRDAALEETRRKRRELLEREAGLLEEARQMEARAETLGLQSRERSAVLDDLRAKRDGMVSKMTESDEALEALEDALEQLEKKRGEAAAQSQEMAIRAQSVRRSIAKGEAELDSLLQRAEAGLYPRPVQMVLSAVKLGRLKIETIPAVEGFSCDGSLAPCLEAYLGGRQYWLLVDTMAQARVGIDLLKERSGGRATFLPLERCRSPRPGKAPAGSGVLGWAIDLVAPDKRWLPAMEHLLGDLLVVKDYDTGARLAATARYPIVTLDGEVFSPSGTVSGGKNARSAGAITLRNMIDETEKRIAADKKAQSEIANALEAAERAEAKAGEALEKQRAAASEQKSRTEALRRALREQTEELNALLQEDSNSAERIDHCRAEAKKMRESAAQARAGIDALPLSAGDDAESARLAELRTQGLLTGERLTAKKGELEKSVRAVSDLRRALSANSEESRRIVQKLAELAGRQETILKEKAGREAEKRAVQDQIAELDKHNADAARRMERQLLRSQRAQTAFDALTRDELMARNEIEKSRERLDSLIADNEEKYPYPADFVPGDESVDKLENSCRYVERSLKELGDVNMGALSEEQSLAERLDFLGGQLKDVQQGMDELRGLIAGTDKQAGTMFNGALVKIDRRFDELFQRLFGGGEAHLKAQEEMDLWEAGVEIVARPPGKKPLFLAQLSGGEQSLTALSLLFASMEVAKVPLAVLDEVDAALDEANLTRFAQMVADYSKNLQVIAMTHRRQTMEHAEVMYGVTMSEPGLSQIVSVKVDQWD, from the coding sequence TTGTTTATCGAACGACTGACCCTTAAAAATTTCAAAAGTTTTGGCGGCACGCACGAGCTTCCTTTCGCGCCGGGCTTCACGGCCATCGTGGGCCCGAACGGCAGCGGCAAGAGCAACATTCTGGACGGGCTGCGCTGGGTTCTCGGCGAGAGCGGTGCGGCCCGTCTGCGCATCACCCGCCAGAGCGACCTGATCTTTCAGGGATCGGCCGGCCTTTCCGAGGCGTCCGAGACCGACGTGACGCTCGATCTCAACGACGGCGGCGCCCGCGGCAGTCTGCGCCGCCATCTTGACGCCGCGGGCGGGACGGTTTACGTCAACGGCGCCCGCATGCGCATCCAGGATCTGACGCAGTTCAAACAGCAGTGGCGTCTCGAGGGCGACCGTTCGGCCTTCATCGGTCAGGGCGAAGTGGGCGCGGCCGTCCTGCAGAAGCCGTTCCAGCGCCGCCTGCAGCTGGAAGAACTCTTCGGCATCGACCTGTACCGCAAAAAACGCGACGCCGCCCTCGACGAGCTGAAACAGTCCGGCGACGAGCTGCTGCGCCTGCACACACTGATGGGCGAGCTGCGGGCGCGCCGCGAGGAGATCGCGCCGGATCTTCAAAGCGCGCGCAAGGCCAAAGACTATCAGGAACGCCTCGAAGACCTGCGCCGCGTTCTGTATCATTATCGGCGCTGCAACGAAGAAACGCGGCTAGAAACGCTCGGACGGAAGCATGAAGAGGCCGCCTCGCAGCTCGAGTCGGCGGAACGCTGGGCGTCGTTGTGGAAAAACGCCCTCGAACGCCTGCGCGCCCGGGGCAGCGAATACGCGCGTCGCCGCGGCGAGCTGAACGACGAATTGGAGGAACTGACGCCGCGCCTCGACGACGCGCTGCGCCGCGAGATGGCGCTCAACGCGGAAAAGAGCGAGAGCGAATTCGCGGCGCGCCGCGCCAGCGAAGAGCGCGACCGTCTTGAAGAACAGCTGAAAAAAGAAGAAATTCTGCGCAGCGAGCTGGCTGTCCAGGCCGGCCGGCTGACGCAGGAGTCGTCGTCGCTGGACGTGCAGATCCACGATTTGGAAGACCGCTTGGCAAGCCGCGACGCCGCGCTGGAAGAGACGCGCCGCAAACGTCGGGAACTGCTGGAACGCGAAGCCGGCCTGCTGGAAGAAGCGCGGCAGATGGAAGCCCGCGCCGAAACGCTGGGCCTGCAAAGCCGCGAGCGCTCCGCCGTGCTCGACGACCTGCGCGCCAAACGCGACGGAATGGTCTCGAAAATGACCGAGTCCGACGAGGCGCTGGAAGCGCTCGAAGACGCGCTCGAACAGCTGGAGAAAAAACGCGGCGAGGCGGCGGCCCAGAGCCAGGAGATGGCGATCCGCGCCCAGAGCGTGCGCCGCTCCATCGCCAAGGGCGAGGCCGAACTCGACAGCCTTTTGCAGCGCGCCGAAGCGGGGCTTTATCCGCGCCCCGTGCAGATGGTGCTCTCCGCCGTCAAGCTCGGGCGTCTGAAGATCGAGACGATCCCCGCCGTCGAAGGCTTTTCCTGCGACGGCTCGCTGGCTCCCTGCCTCGAAGCCTATCTGGGCGGCCGCCAGTACTGGCTGCTCGTCGACACGATGGCGCAGGCCCGCGTCGGCATCGATCTGCTCAAAGAACGCAGCGGCGGGCGCGCGACATTTTTGCCTTTGGAGCGCTGCCGCAGTCCCCGGCCGGGGAAAGCGCCCGCGGGAAGCGGCGTGCTGGGCTGGGCCATCGATCTGGTCGCTCCGGACAAACGCTGGCTGCCAGCCATGGAGCACCTGCTCGGCGACCTGCTGGTCGTCAAGGATTACGACACCGGCGCGCGTCTGGCGGCGACGGCGCGTTACCCGATCGTCACGCTCGACGGCGAAGTTTTTTCGCCTTCCGGCACCGTCAGCGGCGGCAAGAACGCCCGTTCCGCGGGAGCGATCACGCTGCGCAACATGATCGACGAGACGGAAAAACGGATCGCCGCCGACAAAAAAGCGCAGTCGGAGATCGCCAACGCCCTCGAAGCGGCCGAGCGCGCCGAGGCGAAAGCCGGAGAAGCGCTGGAAAAACAGCGCGCCGCCGCTTCCGAACAGAAATCGCGGACCGAAGCGCTGCGCCGCGCCCTGCGCGAGCAGACCGAGGAACTGAACGCTCTGCTTCAGGAAGACAGCAATTCGGCGGAGCGCATCGACCACTGCCGCGCCGAGGCGAAAAAGATGCGCGAAAGCGCCGCCCAGGCCCGCGCCGGGATCGACGCCCTGCCGCTGTCCGCCGGCGACGACGCCGAAAGCGCCCGCCTTGCCGAGCTGCGCACGCAGGGGCTGCTGACCGGCGAACGCCTGACGGCCAAAAAGGGCGAACTGGAAAAGAGCGTGCGCGCCGTGAGCGACCTGCGCCGCGCGCTCAGCGCCAACTCCGAGGAGTCGCGGCGCATCGTGCAAAAGCTGGCCGAACTGGCCGGGCGGCAGGAAACGATCTTGAAGGAAAAGGCCGGGCGCGAGGCCGAAAAACGAGCCGTGCAAGATCAGATCGCCGAGCTGGACAAGCACAACGCTGACGCGGCGCGGCGCATGGAGCGCCAGCTGCTGCGCAGCCAACGCGCCCAGACCGCGTTCGACGCGCTCACCCGCGACGAGCTGATGGCCCGCAATGAGATCGAAAAGTCCCGCGAGCGCCTTGACAGCCTGATCGCCGACAACGAGGAGAAATATCCCTATCCGGCGGATTTCGTCCCCGGCGACGAGAGCGTCGACAAGCTCGAGAACAGCTGCCGCTACGTGGAGCGCTCGCTCAAGGAACTCGGCGACGTGAACATGGGCGCGCTGTCGGAAGAGCAGTCGCTGGCCGAACGCCTCGACTTCCTCGGCGGCCAGCTCAAGGACGTGCAGCAGGGCATGGACGAACTGCGCGGCCTGATCGCCGGCACCGACAAACAGGCGGGAACGATGTTCAACGGCGCGCTCGTGAAGATCGACCGCCGCTTCGACGAACTGTTCCAGCGCCTTTTCGGCGGCGGCGAAGCCCATCTGAAAGCGCAGGAAGAAATGGACCTTTGGGAAGCCGGCGTGGAGATCGTCGCCCGTCCGCCCGGAAAGAAGCCGCTGTTCCTCGCCCAGCTTTCCGGCGGCGAACAGTCGCTGACGGCGCTGTCGCTGCTGTTCGCCTCTATGGAAGTGGCCAAAGTGCCGCTGGCCGTGCTCGACGAAGTGGACGCGGCGCTCGACGAGGCCAATCTGACGCGCTTCGCACAGATGGTGGCCGATTACTCGAAGAACCTGCAGGTGATCGCCATGACCCACCGCCGCCAGACCATGGAACACGCCGAAGTGATGTACGGCGTCACCATGTCCGAACCCGGGCTGTCGCAGATCGTTTCCGTCAAGGTAGACCAATGGGACTAG